The genome window CTCATGTGATTTTGTTGTATCTGAATTTTTGCACGATGAGCAGAGGTGATTATGTCTCTCAATCACATTTAATATcatgtttaagaaaacaaaataaaataacattgttaTATTCTTATATGctcatgttttatttgcattgtcatttttttaCTTAATGAGCATGTTTAATTGACATATTTGCAGTTTTAAGCAAGAAGACACTCAAGGTTAAATGTGCTCAtgttttaaatacagatttttactaAATGGATTGACTTTTATCATATTGACTTTCTTCACAGTAGACTATAGGTATACAGTAAAAAGGTTTTAATGTAATAGAACACaattatttcactttcatttggaaGTAACTGTAGAGTCAAGTTAGATAAGTGTACTGATTTAAATTGTTTCTAGTATGCAGTACAAAATGTTTGTAGTTGAcattgcattgttagatatagtaGACATGACCAAATTGAATGTAGTTAACATggcattattttatatagtatgcATGACAAAATTCAGAGTAGTTAAcctgacacaactttctctattaGGCATGGCTAAACTTTATCTAGTAGAATGGACCAATTTTCTTCTTGTTGTCTTGACTAAAATAATTCAAGTTTACACAACAAGATtacaacaaatcatttcaaactaattcgatattgtttggaaaatgtaattcaatttcgtggaaaagtttactcaaatttttttaagttcattcaacaacttttttttttgagtgtagcctgcacagggggcgagagcgtaagCCTCCCTGATGATTCAGGtatgacacaaccgctgtgttgtctgatctgagcagtacatgacggccgatcagcagactcgagaaatactggagagccagaaaaaccaGCAGTAATTCCAATCTGTTTATGTGCCAACTAGGTTGCGCCGCTGTCCACACTCTGTGAGCTGgacgcccttgacaaacagctccccaatcGGACAAAGACGCATCCATCGTGACAGTCTCTTGGGAAGCACAGatccccagccgaaccccggCTAGGAGAAATTTGGTTGACATCCATAGTTTTAACGACATCACACACCTCCGTGTCACTAAGATCGttcgatgcggaagacaacggggtgaaatattttgtcttttcatccaccactgaaaagggcgcatgtgaagtaatcCCAGACGAATTACAGGAACAGTCActgccattagacctaaaagtctgaggcacaaaCTCACTGTCACTGTGCGACTCGCTTTGAAGCGCcacacgcatgacgcaatcgactgagcacACGGGAGAGAAAGCTTTGCTGTCATCGAGCGAGAGTCCAAGTCTATTCCCAGAAAGGTTATCCATTGAGAGGGGATTAAAACCCTTTTCTGGAAATTCGTgcataagcccaggctgtttaaatgattcagctcAAGATCCcgatgagagtgtgcttgagtctgcgATTGCGCTAACACCAGCCAATCATCTAAGTAGTTCAAAACACGGACACCCTGAAGCcacaacggggccagagctgggtccatgcattttgagaaagtacggGGAGCCAGAgctaagccaaagggaagaatgtggtactgatacgctttgccctctaaagcaaatctgaggaacttcctgtgtctcttgatgatctgaatatgaaagtatgcatccttcagatcgatcgtgacaaaccagtaATTTGGTTGAATCTGAGACAAAATAGACTttaccgtcaacatcttgaatttgctctgCCTGAGTGCAATATTCAGatggcgtaaatccagaatgggtcgtaATCCGCCGTTTTTTTTTGGTACCACAAAATAGTGGCTGTAAAACCCTGACTCCATCTGAGaggtacttcttctatagcccctttgttCAGCAGAGCCGACATCTCCCTTCGCAGCACCGCTATGTCCATCAGTTTcaccaccgtggaaagaattccgcggaaaaGAGACAGGCCTCTCCGAAACTGAATGGTATATCCGAGacaaattgtgcgtaacacccattgagaaatgccgggcaagcgttcccacacggcccgaaacaatattagcggCCTCAAAATGTCCGTTTCCTGCAACGCTGTCACACACGTTAAAACTTCCGGGCATGAAAAGCTTGTGGCGTTCGTGCACAGGGGGAGTGTATGCATAAGAGTCATTGCATCTCGTTGTgcataatcctgaaacgtgtccacagcaggaattaggccaacagattgaATATCGGGCTCTGccgcgaaaaagcggcggctgtgcgagccatCATAAACGGGCTGTCTGTGCAGgacccttgaatcgcccctcgAATTATGAaagctggattgtgcagagtgtctgagggagtgTTTGGtgttacagctcgatccaatgctgTTCGAGGCGCTGTTTGTGGCGAGACAGTCAgagtttgagcatggggactgcaatgagagtgttgGATGCGCGAAAGCGTTCCAACAGCGCTCCCtacggagggcacagtccctggcaatcAGCgaaaagatcaggagctgctatttgGTGCCCGAGAACGAGAGGCATTAGCCGAGATGATTTTTAGGGCACAGAAGATTCGATTCgctttcctgaaggaatgaaatctgagtgaAATGGCGCGGCACCAGGTATATATGCGTACGCATGCGTGGGggcggtgccaagcgctatttggccaataagATTGGCAGGATGGCATAGGGCATCAGACATTCGTCACAACGAAGGTGGTCCCATACgaggtgacgtcaccgcagcatcgcagtgacctatgaaagggaactgaACTTAacttttcagaaactatcaaacatatgccattacaaaagaaaaaaaaaaaaacaatgaaaatgaaaaaaattaactcaatcgcataaatgtaacattctcttcaaatatgcttcattctttgttaatgttttttaaagattttgttttcgctgatcgtggattctgaatgcattgccacagactTCGCTTTTGCTTCGCAGTTTTTCTTTTGgagttttgacacaaacttctcgtgggggcggggttaacagtgatctactctgattggatagtgagcttttgatggacaggtgctctgcTCTCTGACCGGGACGTCACAATGGCGCGTGTCGCGCATATTGAAAGCTCTCGTGGTGATTCAATCTGGTCTCTAccgcaaaaattattttttacagacaaagtgaaagaaatttattttaagctcatatacaggttctaccctgtaaagaagtttatacaaagatttaaatctgacattgatctTACACGCTCTTTTTGTTCCAGTTCTGAAGAGACTGTACACTTTTTTGGTCATGTCACTACACTCAGAATTTTTGGGATGACATTGGTGTGTTCAAGTGTAGGACTTTGCCAGActtctcagtacatatgaaaaacattatatttgggtattatgaccccacaaatgaaaatatcagttttgttattaatttaaatttttcctaaacaaatttcacattcacaaatgcaaattctccaactgtaaacctgtcttctctatttttctaaaagaaatggaaaactatttgaatgtaatctCAGTATCTCAGTAGCCTAATCTCATTAGAAAGGACTGTTAGAATTTGCTCGGCCTTTGATCATGTGTGATTTTGTTTTCGATTTTGGCCCTCTTTTCTTTAGTTCTATTCTAtcctttattgtattttttttgtttgttttttttttttttttgtggttaatattatgtgatgtatgtttatacttttgtatgtttttgtaaaaaagaaaaaaagttctcGCGGTGATTTGTATGCAATAGGTCGTgccttgtattactaaatatgtaaatagtatttgaccttcgatcatctcagtctgtaaagatgaccTCTCAGGAGACACGGAGCggcatcatcttcctcctctgcttgtccttcaaggcagctttaagtaagcttgtgttactgaagtaaccaataacatcaatacaagtttttcatgttacCTTGTGCAACAGTTGTTGCGGGTAATTATTGACGGAGAGCACctgtcattatctggctcggctcagtgttcatcttcagttctctcttcacagcagttcagtcagtgtactgtttgagtacatgaattactccgggatattggtttgtttgaactcagagggagtgtcagccacattaaaaaagttaacagcttaagtcatttgtggattaatgcgtattggagatgcgaaccgtttaaaacgattcagttcgatttggtgatctggttcaaaaagatccggttacatcgaatgatttgttcgcgaaccggatatcacaaactgctttgttttgaacaacagaaacggaagagaagacaatgctgaataaagtcgtagtttttgctatttttggaccaaaatgtattttcaatgcttcgaaaaattctaactgaccctctgatgtcacatggactactttgatgatgtttttcttacctttctgcacatggacagtataccgtacacacagcttcaatggagggacttaGAGCGACTAAAGACTAaagactaaatctaaaaaatcttaaactgtgttccaaaaataaacaaaggtcttatgggtttggaacaacatgagggtaagttattaatgacataacttTGCAAATTgggcaaactaaccctttaagtgcaaCGCAAGAAGATATTGCTGCAGTGACGACAGATAGCCACAAGGCGGCAACGTTGCAAAGTTTTGGACAATTTGGTTGGCAATAAGAGTTGCTACCTTGGATTCACAGGTCAGACTGTATATTTTCaccttgaaatataattttttggttGATGATTGCTTTAACATTTATGCTAGTTAGAATtgtattcaaatggtttaaacaaatatttgcatTTGATAATTTGCTGAGTTGGTAAAATTGTGTAACTTGTTTTATAATTGCAATTTCCAGTGTTTTATTACAGCTTGCTATCAGTGTTTAAAGCTGAAAAATAGTGTAGTTTAAAGTAAGTTACCAACATGGATCAAAATAGATCAGACCAAGTGTTTTAGACCAAGTGATTCAAGCTCTTGAAGATGAAAAGGCACAATTAGAGGGGAAACTAGAAACTGAAATTGATGTCTCAGACAGACAAAGTTATGAGAAACGCTTAGCTGAAATTAATGCAGACCTGGAAGTTAATAAAGCAAGATTCCAGGAATCATCCGTACAGGTTGAGCAAGAAGCTAGGCGATTAGATTGAGAAAGTCGCCCAACAGAAAAAATGCTTGAGTTGAGACATGACGAGTTAGCAAAAAGAGAACAGAAGTTTGTGTTCACATACTTAAACTTTAAAGCTGAAGCTCAGTTTATCAGATCTAAACTGAAAGAAGAGTGCTCTAAAACTGAGATAGATGATATGATGGTGACTGCATGAAAATGTGTATCAGAGCTAAAACAAATATATGAGAGTATTCGTGCATTGAACATCCGATCTCAAGATACAAGAAGGAGAATGGATAGCTGCACTTCAGTTACTAAACGTGCTGAACTGAAATGGAAGCTGAATACATTTTGTATGCAGAAGAGGAATGAAGATTGAATGCTGAAATAGGAGATACTAAAGAAAGAATCATTCTGCCTCCATGTCAGCATCCTCTTCAACACAATAACCCTTCGGGCAACAAGGTTTTTCAAGAAACTTTGGCTCAGACATGCTCTGAAAATGAGCTAGAGAAGAAAGTAGATGAAGTCCTATTAGTGAAAGCACCGAAAAGAATCCCTGACAATGACCAAACTTCCAGCTCCAGAGCCATTTTATGTTGGGGACCCACTCCAGTTCACTGAATGGTGCACTTGCTTTAAAGCTTTGATTGAAATAAACTGTACAACTCAAGATCATTGACTGTTCTATCTGAAACGGTACATAAGTGGAGATGCGCTTAGTTTACAAGAGGGAACATTTTATAGGAGTGATGAGGATGCATACACGCAAGCTTGGTATACCCTGAATAAGCGCTATGGACACCCCTTTGTAGTTCAAAGAGCATTTAGGGCAAAGCTGAGTAACTGGCCAAAAATCGGACCTAAAGAATCACTGAAATTAAGGGAGTTTAGTGATTTCCTAGTCTCCTGCACAAATGCAATGCCTCATGTACATGGTTAGGGTGGTTTGGACGATTGTGAAGAAAATCAGAAATTGCTGCAGAAACTTCCTGACTGGGTAACAACTCGCTGGAATAGGTATGTCACTAAAGCACTAGATGAAGAGAAGTCATACCCCAGTTTCACTGAGTGTTCAGACTTTGTGGCAGAGGAGGCACGTATTGCATGTAATCCTGTTTCTTCTCTACATGCTTTAAAACATGCAGATGAAAAGCCAGGGAAGGAGCAGAAATGTTTCAAAGCCAGCGCTCTGGTGCAAAATGTCAAACCCTTTGCAAAGAGCTTGAGCACACTCGAAAGAGGGGAAGGCTCAAAACCCAGCCTTTCTGCTTCTCAGGATAAGAAACAAATAGAATGTGTCTGTTGTCAGCAAAATCACTTTATATTCAAATGTGAAAGGTTTGCGGCAATGCCTCTTGAAGAGAAGAAAAGGTTTGTCATCAACAACAAGATGTGCTTTGGTTGTCTCAGAGTAGGTCATATCTCCAAAAATTGTAGATAGCGAGCTACTTGCAACATCTGCAGGCAGTCACCCCTCTCTACTTCATGAAGAACATTTTCAAGGCGGAAAGCTAGAAGCTTCACCTGATGTAAGGGCTTCCACTAGTTTATGCAGTGTGGGAATGGACAACTGTGATCGTACTGCAATGATTGTTGACGTGAATACACGTGAATACAAGCTGTGTAGATCAGTTAAAGAACAACGTATGGCTGACCTTCCAGCTGACAGAGTGGAATCCTCACCCCCATTCTTGTATTCTGGTATTGACTGTTTCGACCCCTTCTACACAAAACAAGGTCGGAAGGAATTCAAAAGGTATGGTCTGTGTTTACCTGCTTGAGCTCCAGAGCTATTTAGAAATGTTAGAGGATCTCACAAGCGATGCATTTCTGAATGCTTTAAGATGTTTCATAGCAATCAGAGGAGCCGCGCGACAGATCAGATGAGACCAGGGCACAAATTTTGTGGGGGCAAAAACATAAGCTGGAGAAAGGTTTTAAGGATTTAGaccaagaacagcatttattcaaaatataaatgttttctatatttCCATTTGATTAATGCTACAAAATTGCAAAATGCATTCAGAAACAgacaaattttatttattgtcaCAATGAGAAGCAAGTACATTACAGCTTAACTAAACTTAACTTAACAAATATGTATtattgctttaagctttttgcaGACAACAACAATTTACACACACGTACAGTAAAATGCTAAACACAATATTGATCTCAGTGTAAACCTTGTGTTTTTTGCAGTCTAAAAGTACTTACACAATGCCACTAATATATTGACAGatagataaaatatataattttaacagaATTAGTATTCCTGGAAAAATTTACTATTGGCTTGTTTCAACTTCACTTGTTCATATTTTGTTCAGGTATTTAGTGGTTTCCACCTGTGATTAAGAGAAAAAACTATGAGATTAATcatgtgttaagtgtgtgtgtgtgtgtgtgtgtgtgtgcgcgtgcatgtgtgtgcgtgtgtgtgagagagagagtgtgtgtgtgtgtgagagagagagagagagagagtgtgtgtgtgtgtgtgtgtgtgtgtgtgtgtgcgtgtgtaacaTCCTCTTATTATCAACTTCAGCAAACCTGTAACATCTCACCTACTTGTGCACAGAGCTGTAGGTCACCTCGTCCTCCACAGATACTGGACTGCTCTGGATATACAAAAGATGATTATGAACAACACTGACCATTACATTACAGTACAAATGAATCAGATACAGTATGCTCTGACTTACtgctttagttttagtttgaaCTATCACAGAGGTGTAAGTCACATCATTCTCTGCAAGCACTGAAGAAGAACCGTTTCCCTGGGAATAAACACATCTGAGTCTCTCAGTTATGAGTTTTAACTCAAATTGGTTGTTAACTCACACTTACTGTGTCACTGGCTCTAACTCTGTTCACCTCTGTGATGTATTCATTTCTGTCTGAAAGGAAGAGAACAAATAATATCATCAGTCATTTAGTGGAACAGTTCATCAACAAAAGCTTTTAAATATACGAGCAAAACTTCTGAgtgcatgaactgatcaaacaCTGAATGATTCATGGACCTGTCATATAATAAGAAAAGACATTAATACTGACtgtgtttctttctcagttttaCAGCTGACACGAAAATCACAATCACCATCAGCAGCACAACCGCTGGAATCCACAGCTCCAGATACAAATAATTCCTGTGATAATCAACAGCACAAAATAATTAGAGTATAGCCTGATCATAACAGAAATGTTCTTGTTATATATGAGTTGTTCAAACACCTTTAAAGTGGTGTTTTACTTTTAAACCATTTCACACCCACCACAGAAAGACATTGCATTTCCGCAAAAACTACATACATGCAAAAGAAGAAGTTGAGCTCACGGATATAACCTTTTAAAATGCTAGGCAATGGCATCACAAACTTTCAAGGTTACAGAGACTAACTAAAACAAGTATAGCAATGCACAGTGAAACATTTACAAGATTAAAAAGTCATTACTTTTACAAATAATTGCAACAGCATTTTGAAGCCATGAATATGTTgctgactttttttatttagtctattttctattttgacataatttttttgtcCTGCCCATTACTATGTTTATCGATATGCTAACCAATGCAATTCcgagacaaaaaaaaactattgttctTCCACCGTTGCTTTAGAATTTGGATATACCTCAATATTGAAGTCTGCATAATTGATACATGAAACTGCTTTGAAACATTCTCTGTTTAAAGTGCTATTTAAATGCCTCTTATTGGCTACATTGCTCAATGCTGCAAAACCTTGtggtaaaaattatttttggtgTTTCAATCTGTTTAAGCaaggaacattttatttcagtactCATTCTGCTGCTCTTCACTGCTCACTGTTTGATCAGTGTTAACTGAAACTGGTGTTGTAGATGAGAGAGCAGTTGCATCTCTGCTTAGAAACAACAagagaaaaatgaacaaaaataaatctgaCTAAAAGACCAAAAATAAGCAATAACACCAGATACAAAAATAGATTACATATTAATCTATTGAACATATACATCAAGTCCATGATAGAAAACATTAATcttgattaatattttaatacactACCAACCCGTTTCTCTCAGATACTTCTGTGGTCACagattctgtcaaaaaaaaaaaaaacgattaagggatttcttttttaataattgtgtCATAACCTCCAGTAAGATCTATATTACCTGATTTTGGTTCATTGACCGTGAGAAAAGGAACCTGTGAATTTTCTAGAGACACAGGAAAAGatgaaacaatattttaatttgttttgagacagcaagcagtttcagcccagaaccggcccacatctggcccacgtaaaatccatgcgggccaaatGTGACCCAGATCTGGGCCGAAaatgcttgctgtctgggatttTTCTTTATATCAAGAAATGCTGTGTGGATCTGATTAGTTTTTACCAGAGACATTAAGTTGAACAGGAGCCTGCAGATCTCCAGCAGAACAGTAGTACCAGTCAGAATCAGTGAGTCTCAGTCCAGTCATCAGCACAGTGAAGGATCCTCTCCCATCATCACTGATCTGGACTGATGAATTCTGGGATGTGTTAGTCCTCCCCACTGTGTAACAGCTCTGATCTTTATATCTGCACCACTGTTTGAGTTTATTCTTATATCCAGAACTGTAGAAACACTGAACACTGATATCACCACCTTCTTGTCCAGATACACTGCTGTTCACCACAGACACATCaggagctgaacacacacacacacacacatttaggatTGTGATTTCTGAGGAATTAGTCAAATTTTTCAACTGAATGTGAAACACGTCTCATACCTGATTGAACTGTCAGATAGAGCTGCTCACTCTCATCTCGTTCAAATATTCCTTCAATCTCCACAACACACCAATAAGCTCCAGTGTCTTCATTCTGCAGGTTTCTCATAGTCACAGTAAAGAAACTCTGATCTGGATGATCAATTACTGACACTCTTCCTTTGGTTTCATTAGCATATGCCAGAATACTGCAGTAATTGTAAGCTGACTTGGCATGAAAGCACCAGTATTTTTTGTGATCGGTGTATTTTCTGTCATAATGACATGGAATAATGAGCGATCCTCCAGTCTGAACTGTTAACCGTCTGCTTACTGAACCTGCTCTGCCTTCAGGAGCTggataaataatcattaaaataataaataataataaattttcttttaatatttaagtCCATAACTTATACGATTGTTGCAAATCATGTATTtggactttttaaaaataaagattttagattaaaatttatatgaatgtgtaaggtcaaatatataattaatgtcATGTGACTGGTCACTATTTCTTTCAAGTTTTTAGACTTTTAAAAACTTTTCTACCTTGACTAGGTTTATCTTAACCCTTGTGTGCTTGTGCTAAAAAACCTTTACCTaacttgatgaaaaaaaaaactttaaaatactacGTATATATAGCTATATTATCACCAAATATTCCAGTGACATGACAAATGTATTTCTCTATTAATacatgtaattataaaataatgataaaaacactgtttaaaagttttagaGTCTAGCATATCATACATCAGAACATGTCGACTAATCGTGTGAATAAACTACAAATATAGAACACTTGCCTGTTATGAGCCAAAGGAAAAACACAATGAACTTCAAACTGTCAGTCCTTCTGTTAAAACATTGCAATGTTTCTTCTCCCTGCATCTTCATCATGTACATGATGCTAAAGAAACAGCTACTCATTCGAGGAGAAGTAAATGACCTTAAGTTCTCATGATCTCAGTCTCACTTCCTGCTTCCGCGGTCTTCATTTGCATATGTCACAAAaacttaatttacaataaaatgtcatAATGTTTGATTGCAAATGTTGcaaaaaacacaaattacaatTGCATCACTTGGTCAAGAAATGTAAGATTATTCTgataaaaattgtttattttagctCTGCAGTCGATATTCAAGTGTTTTCCTCTGTGGTTTTTGGGTATTAACACTATTTAATTCTCTAGTTCCCATTTTACAATTATAGAACTACTGAAGTAGGTCACTGCTGAAGTGAgtttcttacatttatttatatgcagtACGTGATAAATACCTTCAGATTTTAATAGGACTTGAAACCGGATGTGAATGAAGCACTATTTCTGTACAGAGATTAATACTGGACAAAAGCTTTTCAACATTTATATGCTGATAAAACAGAACAAGAGATAAAATAGATGGGAAACAGTGAGATATGGGTTATCAGGGCTTCTGTATGTTTTAGTAAAGATTCACACTTCTTTCACAAACTTGCTGCACTGTTAGTTGAGAATAATTGCTGATGGTAAAAAATCTTCACACTGCACAAGTCACTCATAAGGATTTGCTTTCTTACAGACAGATAAACGTGTTAGTAATGAactagctttacttcgttactgtacttgaGCACAATTTTTCGAGTAGTGTAGGTCTACTTTACTGGAgtcattttattttgagtaatttttacttttaacttcactaaatTGCAAAGTATAAGATCGTAGTTTTTAATTTACTACATTTCATAAATCATATCATAACATCGTccactacatttcataaatataTCGCTACATCGTCCATATAATATATCAcatgctccgacacgcagaagtgGTCTCTGATTCATGAATGAACCGAGTCTTTTTAATTGGATCGCAaatcacaccaaacgattcgtttatgaattagaatgatccgatttcAGCTTTCTTTTACTATCTtatgcccctttcacactgcacgtcggacccgtcatattgccggaacattgacgggtcgccttctgtgtgaaagcaaccacgtcccgggattgattcccacATTGAACTtagtaaagcccctttcacactgccattccggcaaatacatgggtaaagtgttcctgcaattgttcccgggtcgctagattttgcactttcacactgccagtgattacccaggatatgtgcgtgctttcacacacaacccgtaaagatcccgtaacgacacgtgacatcagcgagTGACTTGTATtgtacgagtcgaaaatgctaggcacgttatactttcactgaagcaagtaaacgatctctgcgtcagcacggaaagtgaggaactaactgatctctgcttcattacagtttgcaaatgtgttttttttcatgaacgttgatcttccttcaaaacaggtGATAAAAGAGTCGCgcaataacgcgcgtcatcacttcgacacggcattagatctgacttttgttcacacagcgctcatcccgggtcgaaccccaAATGTTACCAGGTCCCCCACCCGGGTTTAATGCGGGAATCAATCCccggacgtggttgctttcacacagaaggcgacccggcattGTTCCAgcaatattgcgggtccgacgtgcattgtgaaaggggcttaacatTGCCAGATTCAACCCTGGACGAGTGATGTgcgaacaaaagccagatctaattcagTGTCGAAGTGATTTTATcgactgttttgaaggaagatcaacgtttgcgatgaaaaaatatgtgcaaactgtaatgaagcagagatcagttagttcctcactttccgcactgatgccgagatcgtttgcttgcttcagtgaaagtataacgtgcctaatgttttcggctcgtacattacacgtcacgccctgatgtcacgtgtcgttacgggatctttacgggttgtgtgtgaaagcacggaatatcccgggtcatcactggcagtgtgaaagtgcaaaatctagcgaccctgGAAAAATTGCCGGAACaatttacccctgtatttgccggaatagcagtgtgaaaggggcttatggaTTGCAGCTGTCCCAGAGTcgacaactcactgattcaaacgAACCGTCTAGTGCGAGTCGTTAGTGAAATGAATTCACAAGTTAGAactgggagatcttgtgagcgagCGCGTCTGATGCAGttaaatgttattaatgttgaaatttaCAATCAATTATtataactgaaaatcatattaagGTCAAAACTGTCAATTGTTTGTGAACTAAAtctgctgtaaagagtgatctgtatAAACCCACTGAAATGCTTGAATGCTGACACATCAATTAGTATCTCTGttttaggtatatatatatatgtatatataaaaaaaaaaaatatatatatatatatatatatatatatatatatatatatatatatatatatatatataattccataaAAAACCCGACCCATTACAATACTTCTgaacgttcaaattccccgctaccgtaaagttaacagttttattaaaatgctaggCTACGCATTCCCTATGTGACGTCTAttcttatattgtttatcaacagtagctatacatttttatattgattgGATTAACTAGCCAAGTAGACagatatgaatgtttattcataaccatactggaaataagt of Carassius gibelio isolate Cgi1373 ecotype wild population from Czech Republic chromosome A2, carGib1.2-hapl.c, whole genome shotgun sequence contains these proteins:
- the LOC127936634 gene encoding CMRF35-like molecule 1 isoform X8; this translates as MSSCFFSIMYMMKMQGEETLQCFNRRTDSLKFIVFFLWLITAPEGRAGSVSRRLTVQTGGSLIIPCHYDRKYTDHKKYWCFHAKSAYNYCSILAYANETKGRVSVIDHPDQSFFTVTMRNLQNEDTGAYWCVVEIEGIFERDESEQLYLTVQSAPDVSVVNSSVSGQEGGDISVQCFYSSGYKNKLKQWCRYKDQSCYTVGRTNTSQNSSVQISDDGRGSFTVLMTGLRLTDSDWYYCSAGDLQAPVQLNVSENSQVPFLTVNEPKSESVTTEVSERNGDATALSSTTPVSVNTDQTVSSEEQQNEHYLYLELLIPAVVLLMVIVIVESAVKLRKKHNRNEYITEVNRVRASDTVSGNGSSSVLAENDVTYTSVIVQPKTEASSPVSVEDEVTYSSVHKWKPLNT
- the LOC127936634 gene encoding CMRF35-like molecule 1 isoform X37, whose translation is MSSCFFSIMYMMKMQGEETLQCFNRRTDSLKFIVFFLWLITAPEGRAGSVSRRLTVQTGGSLIIPCHYDRKYTDHKKYWCFHAKSAYNYCSILAYANETKGRVSVIDHPDQSFFTVTMRNLQNEDTGAYWCVVEIEGIFERDESEQLYLTVQSAPDVSVVNSSVSGQEGGDISVQCFYSSGYKNKLKQWCRYKDQSCYTVGRTNTSQNSSVQISDDGRGSFTVLMTGLRLTDSDWYYCSAGDLQAPVQLNVSENSQVPFLTVNEPKSESVTTEVSERNGHYLYLELLIPAVVLLMVIVIVESAVKLRKKHNRNEYITEVNRVRASDTVSGNGSSSVLAENDVTYTSVIVQPKTEASSPVSVEDEVTYSSVHKWKPLNT
- the LOC127936634 gene encoding CMRF35-like molecule 1 isoform X22, which gives rise to MSSCFFSIMYMMKMQGEETLQCFNRRTDSLKFIVFFLWLITAPEGRAGSVSRRLTVQTGGSLIIPCHYDRKYTDHKKYWCFHAKSAYNYCSILAYANETKGRVSVIDHPDQSFFTVTMRNLQNEDTGAYWCVVEIEGIFERDESEQLYLTVQSAPDVSVVNSSVSGQEGGDISVQCFYSSGYKNKLKQWCRYKDQSCYTVGRTNTSQNSSVQISDDGRGSFTVLMTGLRLTDSDWYYCSAGDLQAPVQLNVSENSQVPFLTVNEPKSESVTTEVSERNGDATALSSTTPVSVNTDQTVSSEEQQNEHYLYLELLIPAVVLLMVIVVSAVILRKKHNRNEYITEVNRVRASDTVSGNGSSSVLAENDVTYTSVIVQPKTEASSPVSVEDEVTYSSVHKWKPLNT
- the LOC127936634 gene encoding CMRF35-like molecule 1 isoform X4, encoding MSSCFFSIMYMMKMQGEETLQCFNRRTDSLKFIVFFLWLITAPEGRAGSVSRRLTVQTGGSLIIPCHYDRKYTDHKKYWCFHAKSAYNYCSILAYANETKGRVSVIDHPDQSFFTVTMRNLQNEDTGAYWCVVEIEGIFERDESEQLYLTVQSAPDVSVVNSSVSGQEGGDISVQCFYSSGYKNKLKQWCRYKDQSCYTVGRTNTSQNSSVQISDDGRGSFTVLMTGLRLTDSDWYYCSAGDLQAPVQLNVSENSQVPFLTVNEPKSESVTTEVSERNGRDATALSSTTPVSVNTDQTVSSEEQQNEHYLYLELLIPAVVLLMVIVIVESAVKLRKKHNRNEYITEVNRVRASDTVSGNGSSSVLAENDVTYTSVIVQPKTEASSPVSVEDEVTYSSVHKWKPLNT
- the LOC127936634 gene encoding CMRF35-like molecule 1 isoform X9, whose protein sequence is MSSCFFSIMYMMKMQGEETLQCFNRRTDSLKFIVFFLWLITAPEGRAGSVSRRLTVQTGGSLIIPCHYDRKYTDHKKYWCFHAKSAYNYCSILAYANETKGRVSVIDHPDQSFFTVTMRNLQNEDTGAYWCVVEIEGIFERDESEQLYLTVQSAPDVSVVNSSVSGQEGGDISVQCFYSSGYKNKLKQWCRYKDQSCYTVGRTNTSQNSSVQISDDGRGSFTVLMTGLRLTDSDWYYCSAGDLQAPVQLNVSENSQVPFLTVNEPKSESVTTEVSERNGDATALSSTTPVSVNTDQTVSSEEQQNEHYLYLELLIPAVVLLMVIVIVESAVKLRKKHNRNEYITEVNRVRASDTVSGNGSSSVLAENDVTYTSVIVQPKTEASSPVSVEDEVTYSSVHKWKPLNT